The Mycobacterium riyadhense sequence CCGAGAAGGAACTGGCCCACATCGCCCAACGCGTCACCAAAGCCACCCTGTCCGGCGCCGACAAGATCGGCATCGCAGTCGGCAAGGTCAGCGGAAAATTCAAGGTGGGCCAGCTCTTCCACCTCACGATCACCGACACCGAGTTCACCTACCACCGCGACCAGGCCGCCATCGACGCCCAAGCCGCCCTCGACGGCATCTACGTGCTGCGCACCAGCGTCAACACCAAGGTCCTCGACCCCGCCGCCGTGGTGGAGGGTTACAAAAACCTCGCCAACATCGAACGCGACTTTCGCATCATCAAGACCGACGACCTCGACCTACGCCCCATCCACCACCGCCTCGAGGACCGCGTCAAAGCCCACGTGCTGATCTGCATGCTGGCCTGCTACCTCATCTGGCACCTGCGCAAGGCCTGGGCGCCACTGACATTCACCGACGAAACACCGCCGCATCGGGACAACCCCGTCGCCCCCGCGCAGCGCTCCCCAGCCGCACACGCCAAAGCCTCCACCAAACACGACGCGGCTGGCAACCCGGTACGAAGCTTCCGCGACCTGCTCAATCACCTGGCCACCCTCACCCGCGACCGGATCCGCTACCACCAGACCAACATCGAAATCGACAAACTCACCGAGCCCACCCCCACCCAGCGCCGCGCCTTCGACCTCATTGACGCTCCGATCCCCCTCACCATCGCCGCGTAGCCAGAACCACCACCCACCCAAACCAGCCAATCCCCAGGTCAACCAGGGAATTCACCTAGTTCAACAGCCTTAACTTCGGACTAGTCGCGCAACGGGTCGGTCCACTTCAGGCCGGCGAATCGGGCAAAGTCAGTGTCGCTCGAATGGATCTCGGCGTCGTGTTCGATGCCGGACGCGGCCAGTTGCACATCGGTGGTCAGGCTGCCGGCGGTGCCGAGCGTCCCAAGCAGACCCAACGCGATGTCCAGATGGCGCGGGCCCGCAGTAAGCAGATCCACGTTCGGCTGCGAAAGCCAGTCGCGCACATACGCGATCGCGTCTGCGGTAGCCAGTGGCGCTGCGAGCACGCGCGCACTGGTGGCGATCCGTAGGAACCCGAACAACGCCGGATAGGTCAGCCCAATTCGGTTGGGGCCGTTGACGGCGTCTTGCCACCACGCATGCGCGCGCTCATGCTGCGGAAAGCCGGTGATGACCGCGTAGAGCAGCAGATTGACGTCAGGGATGATCACGGGTGCGCGCGGTGTCGAGGATCACCTCGTCCTCCAGCTCGTCGGCCAACCGGTTGAAGCCTGCCAGATCAAATCCAGGCCGCACCGCGGACTTATGCGGCTTCAACCGATACTGCTCTTGCCGTTTCGCCTGCGGCGCCAGCGCACTGCGCAGCGCATCGTTGATGACCTGCTTCATGGGGCGGCGTTCGCGATGAACCGCCTCCTCGACCAAGCGGACGACGTCATCGTCCAGCGTCAAGGTGGTGCGCATAGGAGTCATCATGATGCTCATATGTACGCGCGTCAAGATGCCGCGTTGACTCACCAATAATGCGCGCGTAGTTCTCATCGTTGCCTCATCTGAGAGTGCGCGCGTAGGGCGCGCCTACCTGGCTGCTGACGCATCGCTGGTTAGGCCCGGACGATGGGACTGACGATGAGTCAACGCAAGGCCGTGACGAAGGCGACCGCGAGCCGTTACGCGCGGGCGGACAAGGCTGGCAAGGGCCGGATTCTCGACGAGTTGTGCGCCACCACGGGATGGCATCGCAATCATGCCCGCAAGGCACTTAAGGCGGCGTTGCGGCCAAAGCTGGTCAAGCCCCGGTCACCGCGTGCACCGAAGTATGGACCGAAAGTCGTTGCAGCGCTGGTCTTCTGCTGGGCAGTTCTGGGCATGCCTGCGGGTAAGCGGCTGGCGCCGGTGCTGGGCGAGCTGGTGGCGATTTTGCGGCAGTTTGGTGAGCTGGTCATCGATGACGACACCGCCGCGCTGCTGGTGGGCATGTCCGCGGCCACCATCGACCGCCGCCTGGCACCCGAGCGGCGCCGCTACCAGCTTAAGGGCCGCAGCACCACCAAGCCCGGGACGTTGTTGAAGTCTCAGATCCCGGTACGCACCTGGGCGGACTGGGACGACGCGCGACCGGGGTTTGTCGAGATCGACCTGGTGTCCCACGACGGCGGTAATGCCGCTGGTGAGCACGCCTGGACCTTGACCGTCACCGACATCGCTACCGGCTGGACCGAGAACCGCAGCGTGCCCAACAAGGCCCGCAAATGGGTGCTGGCCGCACTCGATGACATCGCCAAGAGCATGCCGTTTCCGATCCTCGGCGTGGACAGCGACAATGGCGGGGAGTTCATCAATAGCCATCTGCTGGCGTGGTGTGAGAAACGCCGGATCACCTTCACCCGCTCGCGGCCGGGCAACAAAAACGACGGCTGCCATGTCGAGCAGAAGAACTGGGCGATCGTGCGCATCGTGGTGGGCTACCACCGCTACGACACGCAAGCAGAACTGTTGCTGCTCAACAAGATCTGGATCCTGCAGTCGAAGCTGACCAACTACTTCTACCCGCAACAAAAGCTGGTGTCGAAAGTCCGGGTTGGTGCAAAGGTCTCCAAGAAATACGACCAAGCGGCCACGCCGTACCGCCGTGCCGAGGCCCACGAGACCATCAGCACCGAGGACAAGGCGATCCTGGCCGACACCTACATCCGCATCAACCCCGCCGCCGTGCAACGTCAGATCCAGGCCCTCACCTCCGAGCTACTCGCGATCACCACCAGCAAGGCCGCACCGAAGACCAAGGCCCCAGTCGAGCCCGCTCCCACGCGCGCATCCGTAGATGAGTCAACGAATCAAACTTCGCGCGCATCTTGAAATGAGGCAACAGGGATGCTTCCATAGACACGACCCCGCTTAAATCCAATACCGTTCAGTTAAGGCGGAGAGTCGTGACGTCTGGTGGGCGTTGGGGTTGGGGCCAGTGAGCGTGAGTTGCGCGTTTGACGTGCCATTTGGACATTTTGCGTTTGATCACCCGTGGTGCGGATCGTCGGCGCCTGGCGGGGTTGAGTCGGTCGAGCAGGCGGCGCAGGAAGGCCCACCAGTGCTGATCGGCGGCTTGGGGGTCCTCAGGGGGGAAATGCGCCCTGTTGGGCGACGGATTGGCGGGTGATGCGCAGCGCGGCGGTGAAACTGACCCGGTCGGGGTCCTCGCCGGCGTGTTCGGCGGCCTGGGCCATCAGGGTACGAATGGCGTAGTGACAGCACAGATGTCCCCAAATCTCTTGTAGGACAAGATCAGGGGACTTCGAGCGCAGTACCACCTGGGGTCCGCGTTGATGGGTTTTGAGTTCGTCGAAGGTGTTTTCGATTTCCCAGCGCTGGGCGTAGGCGGCGGCCAACTCGACGGCGGGGGCCTGTTCGGGATCGGTCAGCGTGGTGAATAGCCGGTAGCTGGTGGAGTTTTCGCGTCCGTCGTCGATGGTGTAGTCGATGACTCGTGCCAGCATCGGCTCGCTGCGACGGTCAGCGCTGGACTGCAGATGCGCTAGCCACGAGCCGTCAGCAAGATCCTGCACATGCACCGGTTGTGGCGCGTAGGCGTCGGTGCGTACTCGCCACAACAGGTCGGCTCCGGTCGCAAGGGCTTTGCGCCACAAGGCATACGAGAAGAACCCGCGATCAGCCAGCAGCAGCATGTCCGGCGTGAGAGCATCCAGCAGCTTTTCGGCGAGTTTGGCCTCCGAGTCACGGTAACCACCGATCGTTGCGGCGAAGACCGCATGCGTGGCACACTCGGCCAGCCCCAGGATCCGGGCCTGCGGAAATGCGGCCTTCTCACCCCTGCCGCCGGCCCCCGGACGACTGAAGTACTCGTCGTTGGCTGGGGTGTCGGCCACATCCAGACAGCTGCCGTCGATGGCCACCAGCCGCCGCTCGGCCAGCCAAGCCCCTGGGGTTTGCGGTCCGGCTAACGGGCGGGCTACCCGGGAAAACAAGCTGGCCAACGGGGCCGATCCCAGCCGCTCACGAGCCTGAAAGATCGCCGACTTACCCGGCAGTCGATACTCTTCACGCCACCCCGACGCCCACGCCAAACCATCAGTGAGCTGGGCCAACACATCCTCATACGAGCCCTCTGAATACAGGCCCATCGCGATCGCGAAATACGCCATCACCCGCGCCGGCAACGACCGATGCCGCTGCTGAGTGCGACCGGCCTGCTCGATCACCTCATCCACCACCGTTGCGGGAAACACCCGCGTCAGCACCCCCACCGACACCAAATCTGACAACCGGCGATCCGACTCAGGCTTCCGCCAACCCGCACGAGGCATAGGTCATAAACTACACCCATGTAACCTTAACTGAACGGTATTGCGCTTAAATCAGGCCCAGCTCCGTAACCGCCTTGCGCTCGTCGGCCAGCTCGGCGGTAGACGCGTCGATACGCCCGCGGGAGAACTCGTCGATCTCCAAGCCCCGCACGATTGACCAGTTCCCGTCCTTGGTCGTCACCGGGAACGAGGAGATCAGGCCCTCGGGCACGCCGTAGGAGCCGTCGGAGACCACCGCCATCGACACCCAGTCCCCTTCGGGGGTGCCCAGCAGCCAGTCGCGGGCCGCATCCACGGTCGCCGATGCGGCCGACGCAGCCGACGACGCGCCGCGCGCATCGATGATCGCCGCGCCGCGCTTGGCGACGGTCGGAATGAAGTAGTCCTCGATCCAGGATTGGTCGCCGACGACCTCGGCCGCGTTCTTGCCACCAACCTCGGCATGAAACAGGTCGGGGTACTGGGTGGCCGAGTGGTTGCCCCAGATCGTCATCTTCTTGATGTCGGTGACCGCGGCGCCGGTCTTGGTGGCCAGCTGCGAGATCGCGCGGTTGTGGTCCAGGCGCGTGAGCGCGGTGAACCGCTCCTTGGGGATGTCGGGGGCGTTGGTCATCGCGATCAACGCGTTGGTATTGGCCGGGTTGCCGGTCACGCCGACGCGGACGTCGTCAGCGGCGACGGAGTTCAGTGCCTTGCCCTGAGCGGTGAAGATCGCGCCGTTGGCCTCGAGCAGGTCGCCGCGCTCCATCCCTTTGGTGCGCGGACGGGCTCCGACCAGCAGCGCCAGGTTCACGCCGTCGAAGATCTTGTCGGGATCTGCGCCGATTTCCACGCCGGACAACAGCGGGAATGCGCAGTCGTCGAGTTCCATCACGACGCCCTCAAGCGCCTTGAGCGCGGGCTCGATCTCGAGGAGTCGCAGCTCGATCGGGCGGTCCGGGCCCAGCAGCGAGCCGCTGGCCAGACGGAACAACAGGCTGTAGCCGATCTGGCCGGCGGCACCGGTGACGGCGACCTTGAGTGGACTTGCGCTCACGTCGGT is a genomic window containing:
- a CDS encoding type II toxin-antitoxin system VapC family toxin, with the protein product MIIPDVNLLLYAVITGFPQHERAHAWWQDAVNGPNRIGLTYPALFGFLRIATSARVLAAPLATADAIAYVRDWLSQPNVDLLTAGPRHLDIALGLLGTLGTAGSLTTDVQLAASGIEHDAEIHSSDTDFARFAGLKWTDPLRD
- a CDS encoding antitoxin; its protein translation is MRTTLTLDDDVVRLVEEAVHRERRPMKQVINDALRSALAPQAKRQEQYRLKPHKSAVRPGFDLAGFNRLADELEDEVILDTARTRDHP
- a CDS encoding integrase catalytic domain-containing protein, giving the protein MGLTMSQRKAVTKATASRYARADKAGKGRILDELCATTGWHRNHARKALKAALRPKLVKPRSPRAPKYGPKVVAALVFCWAVLGMPAGKRLAPVLGELVAILRQFGELVIDDDTAALLVGMSAATIDRRLAPERRRYQLKGRSTTKPGTLLKSQIPVRTWADWDDARPGFVEIDLVSHDGGNAAGEHAWTLTVTDIATGWTENRSVPNKARKWVLAALDDIAKSMPFPILGVDSDNGGEFINSHLLAWCEKRRITFTRSRPGNKNDGCHVEQKNWAIVRIVVGYHRYDTQAELLLLNKIWILQSKLTNYFYPQQKLVSKVRVGAKVSKKYDQAATPYRRAEAHETISTEDKAILADTYIRINPAAVQRQIQALTSELLAITTSKAAPKTKAPVEPAPTRASVDESTNQTSRAS
- a CDS encoding IS4 family transposase: MPRAGWRKPESDRRLSDLVSVGVLTRVFPATVVDEVIEQAGRTQQRHRSLPARVMAYFAIAMGLYSEGSYEDVLAQLTDGLAWASGWREEYRLPGKSAIFQARERLGSAPLASLFSRVARPLAGPQTPGAWLAERRLVAIDGSCLDVADTPANDEYFSRPGAGGRGEKAAFPQARILGLAECATHAVFAATIGGYRDSEAKLAEKLLDALTPDMLLLADRGFFSYALWRKALATGADLLWRVRTDAYAPQPVHVQDLADGSWLAHLQSSADRRSEPMLARVIDYTIDDGRENSTSYRLFTTLTDPEQAPAVELAAAYAQRWEIENTFDELKTHQRGPQVVLRSKSPDLVLQEIWGHLCCHYAIRTLMAQAAEHAGEDPDRVSFTAALRITRQSVAQQGAFPP
- a CDS encoding malate dehydrogenase translates to MSASPLKVAVTGAAGQIGYSLLFRLASGSLLGPDRPIELRLLEIEPALKALEGVVMELDDCAFPLLSGVEIGADPDKIFDGVNLALLVGARPRTKGMERGDLLEANGAIFTAQGKALNSVAADDVRVGVTGNPANTNALIAMTNAPDIPKERFTALTRLDHNRAISQLATKTGAAVTDIKKMTIWGNHSATQYPDLFHAEVGGKNAAEVVGDQSWIEDYFIPTVAKRGAAIIDARGASSAASAASATVDAARDWLLGTPEGDWVSMAVVSDGSYGVPEGLISSFPVTTKDGNWSIVRGLEIDEFSRGRIDASTAELADERKAVTELGLI